From the Deinococcus radiophilus genome, one window contains:
- a CDS encoding metal-dependent hydrolase, translated as MQIRFLGHSTFLLQSGDHRVLIDPFLEGPTCPVTLEEAMDWDISAVLISHAHGDHWGSALDFGRVGVPIIAAFEIGAYAQAHGAEETIPAGIGGTVRGEWGQVTLTPAFHSSSFPDGSYGGMPCGLVVEMGGVTLYHAGDTAAFSDMALIGERGLDAALLPVGDHFTMGPQDAARCLEWLKPRVAVPMHYGTFPPLVGDPQEFARLGRARGVDVQVMQPGDTLDLTAKG; from the coding sequence ATGCAGATCCGTTTTCTCGGCCACAGCACCTTTCTCCTGCAGTCCGGTGATCACCGTGTCTTGATTGATCCCTTTTTGGAAGGCCCGACTTGCCCAGTCACACTGGAAGAAGCCATGGACTGGGACATCAGCGCTGTGCTGATCAGCCACGCACACGGCGACCACTGGGGGAGCGCCCTGGACTTTGGCCGGGTAGGTGTGCCGATCATTGCGGCTTTTGAAATTGGTGCCTACGCTCAGGCACACGGCGCAGAGGAAACCATTCCAGCGGGCATTGGCGGCACGGTGCGCGGCGAGTGGGGCCAAGTGACCCTGACCCCCGCTTTTCACTCCAGTTCCTTTCCTGACGGCAGCTACGGTGGAATGCCCTGCGGCTTGGTCGTGGAAATGGGCGGCGTGACCCTGTATCACGCGGGGGACACTGCCGCTTTTTCGGACATGGCCCTGATTGGCGAACGCGGCCTGGACGCAGCGCTGCTGCCCGTAGGCGATCACTTCACGATGGGGCCTCAGGACGCTGCCCGCTGTCTGGAGTGGCTGAAGCCCCGCGTGGCTGTCCCAATGCACTACGGCACCTTCCCGCCGCTGGTGGGCGATCCGCAGGAGTTCGCACGGCTGGGCCGGGCGCGTGGAGTCGATGTGCAGGTGATGCAGCCCGGCGACACGCTGGACCTGACGGCAAAGGGCTGA